The region TGGGATGACCTCCTGGCCCGCCGCATGGACCCCCCTTTCCGGCCCTGTCTGGTGAGTGGAGGTCCCATTGGCCCCAGGGCGGGTGCGTGGAGGCCCCTGCCTTGGACACCCTTGACCTCTCCCCTCCACCGCCGGGGTGACCACAGCAGTCAGAGGAAGACGTGAGCCAGTTTGACTCCCACTTCACAAGGCAGACACCAGTGGACAGTCCAGACGACACGGCCCTCAGTGAGAGTGCCAACCAGGCCTTCCTGGTGAGGTCCGGGGCCCTGAGGGTTATAGGGTCACGGGCAGGGATTGTGGCCAAGGAGCAATGGACCTTGAGCCTCGCccggccctgcctctgcccctccaggGCTTCACGTACGTGGCACCCTCCGTGCTGGACAGCATCAAAGAGGGCTTCTCCTTCCAGCCCAAGCTGCGCTCCCCCAGGCGCCTCAACAGCAGCCCCCGGACCCCCATCAGGTACCGCGGGGCAGGGGACTCCAGTGGCAGGGGCACTTGACCTCACAGCCTGAGCACCAGGCAGGGAGTCGGCCCTCCCGACCCCATGCCAGTAGGCGCTGACTCTGCCTTGGTTTCCCCTGCAGCCCCCTGAAGTTCTCGCCCTTTGAGGGATTCCGGCCCAGCCCTGGCCCACCAGAACCCATGGAgcctcctctacctcctctcctgccagcacccccACCACCGCCACCCTCGAGCACTGCACCTCTCCCCATCCGACCCCCCTCAGGGACCAAGAAGTCCAAGAGGGGCCGTGGGCGCCCTGGGCGCTAGGAGGACGGGTGGGCGAAGGCCTCCAGGAAGACCCCTCCCTCTAAGCCGTGAGGACAGTGGGCCCCTGGGCCAGTTCAGagacctggggctggggctgggggtacaggagtgagtgtgtgtgggaaTGTGTGTCTCTGGGGAGGGTGGCTGTGCCCCTGAATCATGATCATGAAGGGCTGCTGGTCGAGGGGCCACCCACCTGGCCTCTCGCAGTTGAGCTGTGCCCTTGGAGAATTAAAGTATTGAATCATGGCACTGACCTGGCTCTTCCTTTAGACTTCTGGGGCCAGCGGGTGGGGGAGGTCACAACAGGAGCACAGAGCTATGGGACTGGAGAGGTTTTATTTCAGATGGCTGCCCAGTGCCCCTGGGGATGGGTGGCCTTCCTGGAGGGGCCAGGGATACACACATTCGGGGATAGAACTAGTGGGGGGCATGACAGTCTGAGGTTCTCCAAGTGGGGGTGTGGGTTACAATGTGTCCAGGGTAGGCCGTGTCCAGACATGGCAGCTTGGGAAGCAGAGGCACAGTGGCAGGGATGCAGCACCAGGGCTGGCTCCTACAGTGCGGTGACGTGGAGAccctggcccccagctgccctATCGCTGTCGTCCCAGGCCGCGCTTCCAGCAAAGGCGTGCAGGTCACTCAGTAGGGCCTCGGCACTGCCCCCTGATCCTTCTGGCCCCTGGGAGGCCAGGCCCAGGCCCCCTTCGGCATCATCGTCATGTACCTCCAAAGCCGGCTCTGGGACCTGCTGTGGGATGGGCCTCTCCCCGCATCGCTGCTCCTCTTCCTGGGATTCAGCCTCCACCCGGCTAACTCCCAGGTCGTAGTCATCTTCCATGTCCTGCTCATCCTCCTGCTGCTCTGGCTCCTCATCTGGCGACTCCAGCTCAGCCCTGGTCCGGAGCCATCGGCCTGGCGGGCTGGCCCAGAACAGGCGACGAGTGCGGCCCCACAGCGCGGCACCCAGGCGGGCCGGGTGGTAGTAGCCCCCCGAGTCCCGGCTGAGGCGGCGCCAAGCCAGTGCCAGGCcagtgaccagcagcaggagcagcagcagcagcaggacaacAGTGACTGAGTTGGAGCCCCCGCTGTCCTTGGCACCTCCATCTGAGCCCAGGGTCCCCGGCAGTGCCAGCAGTGTCCAGAGCCCTAGGGCACAGGGCAGGTCCTGTGGGGAGACAGGCAGGGGCTCATTGCCTGTGCTTGGCAGCCTCTTGGGCAACATGGGGACAGTCAAGCAGAAAAGCCCGTCCTTAGCCAACAAGGCCCTTCCTGGCTTTGTGATATCTGACCACCGGTGCCTCCTCACTCCCACTGCACCACGTAAGCCTGCTCCTGCCCAGGGCCTGTTCCCTGGCTGTTCCATCTGTCCAGAATGCTGCATTCCCCTGAGAGCCACATGGCTTGCCTGCTCACCTGGCTCAGAGGACCTCAGTGCGGCCTAACCAGACCTGGATTTCTACCCTGACAGTTACTCCTGtggccagcccagccctgctctgcATTCCTACCCACTCCCCAACACTGTAGATCACTCTGCTTGTTTATTGTGTTTATTGTCTTTTTGGCTCAAGCACCTAAACAATTCatagcacagagcaggtgctcaatagATAATGGTTGAATGTGTTAAGACACTGCCACCTGGGAGTGGGagatggaagggagggaagatgcCTGCGAGGCTGGTGTTGGGGCTGGCTCCTCCCAAGGCCCCAGCCAAGGGACtgggccaggtcctgggatgggAGTCCCTGAgacccctcttcctccccccagCCATGGGACTGCCCCAGCTGCAGCATTTCCGTTCAACTCTGTCCCTGGGGGCCTCAGGCTCGCAGGGCCAGGGGCTCAGGGAGGCAGGTGCAGCTGCCAGAGGAAGCCTGCGGTCGGAACAAGTCAGGTGGGGGatgtggggagaagggggagggatgCCGGGGTGCAAGCAATACTTCCCCCCGCCCCCGGCTGTCTGCCCAGGCTCTAGGGAGGCAAGCTGGGACTGTGCTCAAGTCCCAGCTCCTGGGTAGAGCAGGCGTCAGGGTCTATCTGTGGGTCGGGCGTAGAGTACGGCACTGGGGGCCCACACCCTGAGTCCGTAGGAGGACCATCTAAAGCGAGGTGAAAGGCCCAGTTTCTGCCCTGTGCTCACCCTGAGTCTCTTGCCTCCGCCCTTGACTGGCTGttcctgcccctgggccccagTCAGAGGATCTCTCCTCAGCTTGCGGGACCCAAACATTCCAGCCCTGACCCCCTGTGGCCCCCACCCCAAGGACCCAACAGGTGCCATCGCTCACCATGGTCTGTGGGCCTCTCAGCACTGGGCGCCCACCTCCAGCTCGGGCTGTGTTGAATGAGAAGTGAGCTCTCGCGCTCTCGACTGCAGCTAGGGGTTACTCAGTGCTTCCGCTTCCTGCCCACAACACTCCATTGGCCCCCACCTCCGTGGGGGGCCTTGGCCTCTCAGCACTACCCCGATCCACACCAGATCCTCACCGGTCTCTCACCCAGCGAGGCTGGAGCTATGGGGCCTGTGACCAGGCCTCCAAGAGGAACTGGGCACCCAGCTTGAAGCAGGACAAGGCCCCGGAGGTACCCAGCGACCCTCTGCCTGTTTCCCAACCTGGCAGAAGTCAGGGACTCGATGACTATGGGGGATGCTCACAGCCCCCAGATCTTTCTCTGATCTACGATCTCAAGAGGCCACTTATGTCCCCAGGTGTCCAGACTTCCTTTCCCAGCCCTACCCTTGCAGCAGAAGGGCAAACCTGGCTTttagaaagagaattttatttgGAATGAAAATATAGAGCTGATCCCTCCAGCTTCCTCAGGGCAGGGAACAGGGGGGctaggagggggcgggggagatgGCCCCTCAGAATAGAAGCTCTCCTTGGTACAAAAATCCTCCACAGTAACAGTGACAAAAGCCAGGTGGTGGCTCCAGCCTGGGCCCACAGGATGGGTCAGGGTGCAGACTGGCCCCTGAACCTGCCCCAGAAACCCTCAGTAGGGGGCAAGGGGCAGCCAGTTGGAGTCAGTGTGACCTGCCAGCAGAGGCTGAGTGAgaaagggggtggaggaggaggaggaggaggtgagtggGGAGTGGCATCCACAGGGTCTGTGGTCCTACGCGTCTCCATTCTCCATGCGGCCGAGCTGCTCCTCCAGGCGTCCGATACGCTCGCCCTGCTCCTTGACCAGCGCTCTCAGTGCCCGCAGCTCCTGCATCACCTCCTCCAGCTTCCCTGCCTCCTGCAGGGGCATCAGCGGGGTCAGGGGTTGCAGAACTGCAGCCCTCCCCAAATCTACTATCAGGCAGGaacttgaggctcagagaagggcagTGAATGGTTCAGGCATGCACAGCAGAACTGGGGCTTCCCAACATCACCCCTGACTGAGCGGCACATACCCCAGCTCCGGCGAGGCTGCTGCTGGGGGTGGCAATATTGGTGGAGGCAGCAGACATGGAGGCCCCCGGGCGGGTGGAGCCAGGGGCCGCTGCAGGCCGGCTATCTGATAACACGTTGCGCCGGCTGACCTTCAGGTCCCGCTGTTTGCTAGGCACGTAGGCTTCCCGCAGGGAGATGAGGATGGGGTTGGCATCCCGCCCGCTCACCCACTCCTCTGCCTCCAGGGCCGCCTCAGGACCAGCTGTGTCAGGGTACAGATCATCCTGGAAGAGGTCCGACTGGGCGGCGGGGAGAGGTCCAGATCAGCTGGGAGCCCACCTGCAGGGTCCTCTTGTCTGGATCCTGAGTCGCCATCTCCTTCTCACTCTCCTGGCCTCCAGGCTTGCACCCTGTCAACTTATCTTCCAAAGGCCTGACCCCTAGGACCTTTTTAAAGCTCAAATCTTCCCTTTCACTTCCCTTCTGGACACCATCAATAGTTCCCTAGGAAGACTCCCCCAACCTTTCCAAGCAGGGGTCAGCTATGTGGCTCTGTGGGATTCTGGGAGCCACGTCTGTGCTCTGTGGATTGGGAGTTCCTGAGGCAGGCCCTGTCAAACCTGTTCACAGCTCTGCTCCTGGACGTGCCTGGCATGCAAAATTGTGCACTCTGTAAACGCTcgcaggagaaaaatgaagccTGTCCAAGGCTCTTGGCTGGGGATCTGAGGCCAAGCCACATGTGGCCGAATCCTCACCTTGTGGGAGCCTCCCTGCAGCTAGACCCCTAGTTCTGCTCTCCATtcccacctctgtgcctttgcctgGCTTGCTATCCCTCACTggaggccctgccccagccctgctgtcAGTCCTGCCTTGCCTCCCACAGGGAGACCTCCTAGGCTGCCCAGCATCTGTCTCCTGCGGCTTGTCCAGGGCAAGGCCTCAGCTCACTGCGTGTCTCATCCCTGCTTGCCCCTGGCCGGGCATGCTGGAGTCCATCTAGCCCCCTGGCTGCACCCACACTTGGCCATGTCCCATTCACAGGCCTCACCTTGGTCACCCATGTGTGGCCTGTCTGCTACAGAAGGGAGCTGGTGGGCAGGGAACCAGGTGGCCTCACCTTTCTTGGCACAGTCATGACAATGGGCTCACACTTGCGCTCATGCAATTTGTAGAAcctgggaaaggaggggagggaggacccaTGGGTGAAACCTTCCCTCACCAGCTCTCCCAGCTGCCTCCACGCTTCACTTCTAGTCCTtatcccagcccctcccactgACCCTGGGGCCCCGTTCGTGCTCCTGAGCAACCTCTTGTGACTTGACCTTTCACCTGGGATGCCCATGGTCCACTTCCTGCCCCGAAGGCAGACCCATCACCCTATGGCCGGCTGCCTCCGGGCCCTTCTTACCGGGCAATCTCGCACTTGCTGACCTCCAAGCCCCTCTTGGGCATGCTGCCCATGCCCCTCTGCGGCTCTTTGCTAGTGAACGTGTTCAGGAAGTGGATGTAGGGGGGCTCGTCTGTGATCTCAAAGTACCGGATGCTAGAGTCACCCtgcagggtgggaggggacaggggTCAACACCCGGgcctgcctctctcctccctgcacccctcagccctgcccagccccaccttGCCACAGACGTAGACCACGTTGGTGTCAGGGTCATAGAAGGGCAACAGAGCCCCGTTGCTAGAGTCCAGCTCCTGCAGGGCCATAGGCTCCCCGAAGTTTTCCTGGCACACAGGGTGAGGGGCAGTCAAGCCAGGCCAgaacctccctcctccttccccatcagGACTGACCCTAGCCAGCCTCACAAGCCGGCTGGCACTGCCCCTACCACACTTACCCTTTGCCCACACGGAGTGCCCCACCATCCCCTCCTGGCTCCCATGGTCCCACTTTCCCTGCCTACTCCAGGACTTCAGAATACTCCTAGGCCACCAAGCAAATGCTGAGGAAGTCCCCACCACATGGGAGCCAGGGGTGCCATGCAGCACAAGTCCCTGTCTCAGAGGGGCCCTTGGAGGTCACTATACAGAAGGATAAGGCTGTGGGGCAGAACACTTCCGGGGAAGGGCtgggaggcttcctggaagaggggacCTCTGTACCGGATTTCAAAGGGCAGCCGGGCGGGAACAGACAAGCAAAGGAGGAAAGAGCAAGAACACTGTGGGCAGATGTGGAGGTGGCTGCAGGCGGTGGGGGAGGCCAGAGGGCAGGGggcaaggagaggagaggatggcAGGGTTCAGGTTCTCGAGTGCCTTGGGTGCCAGGCTGTGAACCTGGGAACAACAGGCCTCTCCAGGGTGACCCCGCCCCTCCTTGCCCAGGGTGGAGCCCAAGTCTTGAGCCTGCCATTCAGACTGGCCACAGCCACTCACTGGGTCCCAGAGCGCTAGCTGCCGCTCACTCATGCGGCTGAAGCCTGTGGTGAACACCTTGCCATCAGCCAGGAAGATGGCCCGCATGGGCCGGGCCCCCTCATGAGCCTTCTCCTGCTCCTGCAAGGGAGATGGAGCGGTCAGTGTGGCGCCCCAATAGAACCCCTCACTCTGTCATCCCCACCCTCCAGGGCCACGTACTGCCACCAGGGTCCCCCGGCGGGGGTCAATGATGCGCACGCTCTTGTCCTTGCAGGCAGAGCAGAAGAGGCTGCCATTGCGGTTCCAGCTGATGTTGTAGATGAGGTCGGGGTGCAGGCTGTCCAAGCGGTACAGCTCTTCAGCTGTGCCCACGTTCCAGATGAGCACCACGTTGTCGCAGCCTGCCGGGCGGGGGGCCATCAGCCCACCAGGCCCGCTCTGACCACCCTCCTGGGACCAGACCCTGCACTCCACCTCTGTGGGCCTCAGCCTTCCCGGGTGTCGGATGGgtctgggagagggtggggggtgTTCCGGAGCTGTGTGTggcaaggggtggggtgggagcagtGGTGCAGACCTGCGCTGAGCAGCACGTTGCGGGCCGTCGGGTGCCAGGTGATGATGCCTACACGCTTGGTGTGCCCCTCCAGCACCACCACCGGCTCCGTCAGCGGGGAGGACAGCCCGTTCTCTGGGATCTGCCACAcctagggaggggtggggaggtcagCTGAGGCCTCTGCTTGGCCCGGCTGCCAGGAGCCTTGAGCCACACTTGTGACCCCAGCCCAACCACAGCCCCACGCCTCACCATGACTGTGCAGTCCTCCGAGCCACTGGCGATGACTTCGTCATTGTGGGGACACCAGTCAATGTCCAGGACAGGTCCTGTGTGTCCGCACACTGTTGGGTAGGCCTTGTCAATGCGGCCCGTCTGTAGGCACGAGGTGGGCAGTTAAGGTGGATCTAAGACGCCCAGGCTCCATCCCTTCCAGAGCTTTAGTCCCCACTCCCCTCCATGGAGGTGAAATGATGCAATTGCCCTGGCCCACAGGTGGACCACTTATGACTCTCACTCTGCATCTACCTGACCCACCTCTTCCTGACAGGTATCACCAGGTGATCAGGAAATCTTTGTTGCCTCTGACCCTGATTCTGCAGCAATAAAAGACTGTCTCCATCTGAGTTAACACCTCCCAGGCAGTAAATCTGGATTACAACACTGGTCCAGCAGTGTGGGGATGGTCAAATTATGGGTTGTGAAGTGAGCAGAGAGGCCTGGCAGGTGAGACCAGGCTGcctccagcctttccccagtcCCGATGGGGCCCACCTTGCTTAGGGGGAGTACCAGGAAGGCGCCCCCACCGCTAGCTTCCACAATCACCGCCAGGAACTTGGGGTTGACGGTGCAGAAGGTGCTGTCCCAGGTGACACGGGACACTCGTATGTCCTCATAGCACTGGTCATTCTTGACAGGCTGCCCGAACACATGCCGGAATTTGCTCTGCCGAACTACTTTGCGGAACATGACTGCAGGATAGAGAAGCAGGGGTCAGCCTCCACCCATCCCAAGACCATCCCAAGAAGCCCCAACCCTCCCAAGCTGCATGAAGAGAGGTAGGGAGGATGCAATACGGGGCATCGGCATTATAACCACCTGGCTGTCAGTTTCCCCAGTTACAGAACAGGATCCCAGCACAGATCTGGCTGCCTCTCCCCAAGGGGGTATCTGAAGGTGGAACTGCATTGACCTCAGGCCTACACTGTTGAGTCCTCAGGGGCTTTGCAGGACCCAACCTGGGGCCCCTCCCAGGTACTGGTATGTGTATGGAGGAGGTGTGAGGTGCTGAAGCCAGAGCAAGCTTAGCTCCTTTGTGGGTCCTAGTCAACTCCCAACAGTCTCCTTCCTGCGCAGGATTTGGAGGCCAGGTAATGGGGAGGACAGACAGAAATGGTCTCCGCTGTGGGACAGCGCTCGGCCCCAGTTCTGGGTCCCACGGAATGTGCAGTGCCTGCAGGAATACGCAGTGAGCCCCAGATCAGCCTAGGAGACCTGGCAGGGACTGAGCGGGGGTCAGGACGTCGCTCTCAGCCACAGAGCATCCCCGAGAGTCCTCAGAGCGGGGTCCAAGGTGAACCAGGAGCGCAACTTCCAGGGATTCCGGcccaggaggggagaggctatGCGGCCAAGGGGAGCTGGGACTGAGGGTGGAGCGCAGCGGAGGGGAAGGGCTCCTCGGACTCGCGACCCCCATCCTAGCCCCCCACGGCTCTGCCCCCGAAATCCCGCCCAACCTCCTACCCGCGCCCCCAGCCCCGGACCGCTGCGCTTACCGGGGTCGCCGGGAGCTGCAGCACCAGCCTCGGGTGGCTCAGGATCCCAGTCTCTGGGAAGCAGGAAGCGGGAATCAGGAAGTGACAGAGgagcggggggggggcgggggcggggcgggggctcaCGGGGGCGGGGCCGAAATCACGcgcggaggggcggggcgggaggctGTGAGCTGGAGCTAGGAGGCTGGGGGCGCCGGCAGTGCGGGGAGTGCCGGGGCGCGGAGGTGGCGGGAGCGCCAGGAGCGCCAGGGACGCGGGGCGGGGCCTCGgcgagccccgccccgccccgccggcctCCGGGACACTATGGGGcaaaggggcaggggcagggacaggGATGGGGCCGGAGTGGTGCAGCCTGGCGGCAGACTTGGGCCCCTTCCCAATCCTGCTCCTTTTGTCGGAGTCCTCAGGAGTCGCCAGAGTTGGGTGGAGACCGGCCCCCCCAAACCCCCACCTCAATGCATACTTCCGGGTCCCTTAGTCCACCTTGACTCCAAAATGCACTATCTACTAGGATAGTCAGTATATTCGCATGCCTTTTCTTAAGGTACGAAGATACATGCTCTTGGTACAATGTAAATAAAAACATCGGTGTTTTAAGGGGTGAGTGGAAGACCCCAGCCATCTCATTCTTCGCGGTGAGCATCCTTGGGTCCTGCCTGGCCTCCTTATTAGAAATAGTAATAGAGCCATGACCCCCAGATCCCTCACACCGTCCTTCCTTTCCTCAGCCATCTCCCACGGAGGCCTGGAGGTTTGTTCATAGATGGTTCCCTCCTGTTAGCCAGCTCCTGAGATAGGAGCCCAGCTGGCCTCCCAGATCGACAACCT is a window of Vicugna pacos chromosome 10, VicPac4, whole genome shotgun sequence DNA encoding:
- the PTPRCAP gene encoding protein tyrosine phosphatase receptor type C-associated protein; the protein is MDLPCALGLWTLLALPGTLGSDGGAKDSGGSNSVTVVLLLLLLLLLVTGLALAWRRLSRDSGGYYHPARLGAALWGRTRRLFWASPPGRWLRTRAELESPDEEPEQQEDEQDMEDDYDLGVSRVEAESQEEEQRCGERPIPQQVPEPALEVHDDDAEGGLGLASQGPEGSGGSAEALLSDLHAFAGSAAWDDSDRAAGGQGLHVTAL
- the CORO1B gene encoding coronin-1B; protein product: MFRKVVRQSKFRHVFGQPVKNDQCYEDIRVSRVTWDSTFCTVNPKFLAVIVEASGGGAFLVLPLSKTGRIDKAYPTVCGHTGPVLDIDWCPHNDEVIASGSEDCTVMVWQIPENGLSSPLTEPVVVLEGHTKRVGIITWHPTARNVLLSAGCDNVVLIWNVGTAEELYRLDSLHPDLIYNISWNRNGSLFCSACKDKSVRIIDPRRGTLVAEQEKAHEGARPMRAIFLADGKVFTTGFSRMSERQLALWDPENFGEPMALQELDSSNGALLPFYDPDTNVVYVCGKGDSSIRYFEITDEPPYIHFLNTFTSKEPQRGMGSMPKRGLEVSKCEIARFYKLHERKCEPIVMTVPRKSDLFQDDLYPDTAGPEAALEAEEWVSGRDANPILISLREAYVPSKQRDLKVSRRNVLSDSRPAAAPGSTRPGASMSAASTNIATPSSSLAGAGEAGKLEEVMQELRALRALVKEQGERIGRLEEQLGRMENGDA